A window of the Thermodesulforhabdus norvegica genome harbors these coding sequences:
- a CDS encoding XTP/dITP diphosphatase: protein MSEPIILVIATRNRGKSREIKALLKDFPVEIRDLNDFGPIPEVEEDGKTFEENAYKKASFTARILGLPALADDSGLEVEALGGRPGVMSARFAGPNATDEENNAKLLRELEGVENRRARFCCVISIAVPTGFALTYEGVCEGEIVTEPRGRNGFGYDPLFYYPPLGKTFAEMTMEEKSAVSHRGKALRELRDEFDKVLVWIRQRLEEERRILGLIHDHDRT from the coding sequence ATGAGTGAGCCGATTATTCTGGTAATTGCCACGCGAAACAGGGGTAAATCCCGGGAAATAAAGGCACTTCTTAAGGACTTTCCCGTTGAAATTAGAGATTTGAACGATTTCGGGCCCATACCGGAAGTCGAGGAAGACGGAAAGACCTTCGAAGAAAACGCTTACAAGAAGGCATCCTTTACTGCCAGGATTTTGGGGTTACCCGCCCTTGCCGATGATTCAGGTCTGGAGGTGGAGGCTCTTGGAGGTCGCCCTGGGGTAATGTCCGCAAGGTTTGCCGGTCCTAACGCCACAGACGAAGAAAACAACGCAAAGCTTTTGAGGGAGCTGGAGGGGGTTGAAAACAGGAGGGCCAGGTTTTGCTGTGTGATATCGATTGCCGTGCCCACCGGTTTTGCCTTAACCTACGAGGGTGTCTGTGAGGGTGAGATTGTGACGGAACCGAGAGGTCGTAACGGCTTTGGTTACGATCCCCTCTTTTATTATCCTCCTCTTGGAAAGACCTTTGCCGAGATGACCATGGAGGAAAAATCGGCCGTCAGCCATCGTGGAAAGGCTCTGAGAGAACTCAGGGATGAGTTCGATAAGGTTTTGGTGTGGATACGTCAGAGGCTTGAAGAAGAAAGGCGTATTTTA